The Mustela erminea isolate mMusErm1 chromosome 10, mMusErm1.Pri, whole genome shotgun sequence genomic sequence AACCAGACCAACCAACCACACCTCCGCAAggctggggtttgggggtggggggacactcTTTGTCCCAACACCCCAAATGCCCATATTCCATCATGGATCAaagtggggaaagggggaggaaatCTGAAAAACTGCATCACACATAAGAATCTGATTTACCTAAAGAAACTGTTCAATTACTTAGACTAAGTTTATAGACTCAACTAAAAGCTagagttattctttttttcccatttcgcCTAAAGGGATGGATAAGGAGTTCACAAGAAATGGCAAATTATAGAAAAGTAAGCTCGAGTTTCTGTGCACATCTGTGTAATGGAAGTAAGTTTGTACCCACTGCATACAGTTTTACATATTGATCACAACTGGTCAGCATATTTGTGAAAAAGGTGGAGCACATTAGATAAtgacattaaagaaatattttaaaaaacaaatagccaattccattaaaataaaagcacagttACCCACCCTCTGGTCCCACGCAGACTCCACCATTATTAATAGGACTTTGGGGCTGCATTGCTCAGTCCTCCCACTCTGCCAGACAAGCAGCTTCAGTAACCAGAGACTAATCCAATAAGAGGTAATCTGGGTTTCACAATGAGGACCATCCATCTTGCTCGTCCCCCGACATTCTGATAATACCCAAATGCCTGTTTTTTGAACTCCCTCATTAATTTGAATAAGAGACTTTTTGTTTACTTAAGAAAGATACCAGTCATAGTTTtcgtttctttgtttttaatttcctttgtttttaattcttccatGCATGAAGGATAAGAGGTCAGTGCCAATGATGTTctgatttcattaaaaacaaaacaacaacaaaaacgatGTGTGTGTATCAGTTTCCTAAGGCTATCCTAACAAATCACCACTGGGTGGCTtactcaaaacaacagaaatttattctctcacagttgtggaagccagaagtctgaaatcaaggtgttaacAGTGCAGATACCCtttggaggctctgagggaaTTCATTCTATGCCTCTCTCCTAACTTCTGGTGGCTGTAGGCAAACCTTGGCTTGTAAACACAccactccaatctctgcttccTTCATATGACATTCTCCCCTGTGTGactctgtgtgtctttttcttttctgttacagttttaaaaaaagattttatttttaatctctaggggcgcctgggtggctcagttggttaaatggctgccttcagttcaggtcacaatcccagggtcctcagatcgagcactgcattcggctccctgctcagcaggaagcctgcttctccctctcccactcccactgattgcattccctctcctgctgtgtgtctctctctgtcaaagaaataaataaaatctttaaaaaaaatgtaatctctacacccaaagtggggctggagctgagatcaagagtcgcacactctaccaactaaaccagccaggcaccccctttctGTCACTTCTAAGGATAACTGTCTTTGGATTGGGGGTTCAtcctaatccaggatgatctcatcttgagatcTTTTCCGATTACAAATGCAAAGATCCCTTTCCAAGTAAGGTTACATTCATAAGCAGAGGGAGTTAAAGCTTGGACTTATCTTTTGGGGAGACGCAATTCAACCTACTACAAagcatttttaaaccttttagGAAATAGGGATGTCAGTTTAAATATTAAGACCAGGACAGTAAATTATTAAGTAAAGCAGCCAATCAGAATTACAGACTTTTTAGATGTTAAAGGTTATTTTCAAAAGCCACAGCAACAATCTCTGAAGTCAGGGTGTCTCATAATTAGAATTAACATTTACGAGGAGTTTTGTGATACAAACTAGTATCTGCTTTTCTGGCTTTCTAGAAGACTAAACATCTTTCCTTATCTTATTGAGATTTCTTTTACATAATGATGAGGGTCTGTGGTTTTTCAAGACCAAGTCCTAGAAAGCCATTAGTTAGCAGCAACAGGAAAAAATTAGGTATGAGAGTTCAAAACTTACCCTATGGAGGACAAAGgagcaaaataaaacagacacattttTCTAATCTTAAACACCAACGATTTCATTCCAAATGTCTCCTGAGAGGCATACACCATATACAGGAAACCATTTTCATGCTTCTTACTTTTGCATACTTCAGAAATTGGCATGGATACACTCACCGTGCTGTATCCATTCTTTACCAGGAAGAAGGCTTGATTGACATTGAACTGTAAGAGTCTTCTAATTATTTGGATGAGTTCATTCATATTGACGTGATCAGGTGCAAGAAACTCAGCTTTATCctgagttttatttcttatctccTATTTTATCTCCTCTCTCAGGATAGGAGACTGCTTCTCACCTTTGTATggttcttccccacccccaccccccgccgacCCCCAACACTTGTATGGTACTATTATACTGGGACTTTCTATAGGACTTTCTAGTCTTTCTATACGATACATTATATGGTACTGGGATTTTGGTGGGAGTTGCTTTTGGGTACTTCTGGcatcttttattctttgttcgAAGGTGCAGCACCACTTGAAGTTTTCTCCAAGGTCTTGGCATGGTGGGTTGAGGTGGTGTGGCAGCAGTGGTGGCTCCGACTGCTTTGCAGCAACTTCTGCAAGACTTAGTAAATAGCTACTAtgtccctttcttctcctggttTTTCCTCCTTCAAATGTCCTTCTACTctcttttaacttttcctttattaGATCCTTCCCATATGAAGGCTACAAATGTACTTAAGactcattcataaaaataaaagcaaaaaacagaaacaaaaaccctccTTTGTTTCCATATCTCCTTTTAGCCACTACTAGAATCATAGGATTGGTCAAGGGTTGGAGTTTCCTGCTTgcatttggcttttttaaaaagtgcaccAGAGCCCCTGGGGGCActgttagttaagtgtccaactcttgatttagactccgtggtcatgatctcagggtagtgggatcgaACCCTCCACTCTCATTGAGCTCCAAGCTCAGCACCGAGtcggtttgtctctctctcgGCTACTCCCCACCCACTGCTTgatgtgcgcatgctctctctttttctctctctcaagtaaataaataaaatcttaaaaaaaatgtgcattgaAATTAGGGGTACTAGAGAGACTCTGGTCCAGATTGCCTATTGTAAGAACCCTGTCTGgtcagggaaagaaaattaaatgacacaGAAATAATCTGTAGGTAGAGAGAATGTGGACATATTCAAAAATAGAAGAGCTGGATGAAGTCAAAGAGACagtaatgggagaaaatgttgCAAGAACTAGATAGATTGAAAGAAAGGTTGTAGTCAAACAATTAGATGAAAGCTTAAAACTTCTGATGATGAACAATTCTTGGTGAATGATCGAGGGTATGACCAAATGATCAAGGGATGACCAAAACAAATTCAATGTCTCTAGAAATGAGGAGGCCAAGGAAGACCATTAGCTAAATTGTCCATACAGACATGAATGCCATGGAAAGCATGAAGTAATCAAAAAGACTGTAAGTCAGTTCCTCAAATCTAGGAATAAAGAATACTCAAGGTAGAAGTCAGcaataaggaaaaatagaagatttTTCAGCTGGATGACACAAACTCCAAATAAAGTGGAGGTTTTACATAGCAGGTATGAGTAATTACTTGGCAGTGTCATTGGGGAATTAGAACAACCAGTCTAGTTCTCAGCCCTAATGTGGGTGGGGCATAGAAGAATAACTACCACCATTGAAAGGGCAGCAGGCCTTGTGGTATCCTTGAGGAAGAGCTATTAGAGGAAAAGGCGACTTGAGGGTAGGGAGAAGACCAGTTAGGAGACCCCTGCTTCATAGGGTTGAGAAAGGATGATGGCCTAACCTATGATAGCAGTGAGAATACAAAGAAGGAACTATGGAAGGAACTATGTCCTACAGATATAAAGGACATATATTGCTTTGATAACTAATTAAATGTGAAGAATAACTAGGAAGAATAAAGCACAAATATCAGGATTCTGTTTTGGGCAAATGGGTATGAATGCACTCTTTactgaagcagagggagaagcaggtttaaaaaaataataatgagatcaGGTTTTGACCTCCTTGTCCCTCTGGAAATACCCTATAAGTAACCCAAATATATATTCTAggctcatgaatgagattaggcTACAAAGCTGCATTTGAGAACCATCATCCCTGAAGGAAGTCAAGGACAAATAAGGGAAAGAGATCACTTAGggagagtgttttgttttgttttgttttaaagaatgaatgaatgaatgaatgaaaactctTTATATTTGTGGCTGTGTGTTAATCTTTTTCCTCTTGGTCAGGAGTCctgattcattatttttgttaaactTGTTCCGCATATCCCTCTTACAATTACTGAATGTCTCCATTGTGCGATTTTGTATTGTgaatacaaaagtaaaaagcaTTGCTCTTTCCCTGCTGCTTCTCTAACCTCTCACCACTGCTCTGAGGCTCTTGCCCTTTTACCAACCTCCTAATTCTTTCATTACCTTCAATTATTTATGAGTATAAACTCCTTTTCCCACTAGAATACTCCCTAAGGGCAGAGACCCTGTGTTATTCTCTGCTGTATTCTAGACACTAAACAGTACCTGAAACAGAGCAGACtctccaaaaatatttactaaggtaatgaatgaaaaagaacaaagtttaaCATACAAGCTTGACAAAGTAAACTCTTATAAACCAATAAAACAACTAATACAAAAGTCATTACCATtctggttaatttatttttaatttgttaattgaattaataaagaaaaaataggcaaGCAGAAAATAATAGTTACTACATCTCACACCCATTAAAATGGCTATCAACAACAGCAAtgacaacaaaacagaaaacagcaagTGTGAGCacggatgtggagaaattgagaCCCTTATGCACTGTTGCTAAaacgtaaaatggtgcagccactgtgaaaaacagtgtgatccttcctcaaaaaaatctaAGCTACAATTACTacctgacccagcaattccacttctgggtacatagCTAAAAGAATTGAAAGCTGGGACTCAAACTGATAAGCAACAACCCTATTCATGGCAatattattcacaacagccaaaaggtggaaacaacccaagtgtacataatggatgaatgaacaaagaaaatatagcaTATACATACAATAGGATATAATTCAGCCCTAAactggaaggaaattctgatgtgCATGAATAAAACTGGAGGACATGTTATGTGAAATAATCTAGTCACAAAACAAATATGAATTACACTGATTCCATTCACTGTACATAAAGTATCTCAAGTATTTAAATtcctaaagacagaaagtagaacagtggttgccagcAGCTGGGAGGGCTGCGGTGggataaggagttaatatttaATGGGCACAGAGATTCCATTTTGCAAGacgaagagttctggagatggatggggtCATAGTTACACAACAAAGGGAATGCATTAATATTACTGGAGTGTACTTTCTAATACGGTTGAGATGgtacattttgttgtattttaccacaatttttaaaaaattaatttcagagagaAATCAGTCAGAGACTAagcgccaaaaaaaaaaaaaaaaaaaaaaattaaaaagcctatGACTGAGTAACAACCGACATCAATCAAAACGCgtataaggaaggaagaaactcaGTCTGCCCAGCCGCAAACCATTTTGACCACCAGGCACTGGGAGCCAGACACCAAAAGCGGGGAAGTGCCAGGCCTGGGGCTCTGCGCAGGTGAAGCTCCGGGAGGCCGCTCCTTAAAGTAAGTCACCCGCGGCCTGGGCAGCCACTGCGCAGGCGCGTATGGCTGCTGCCGGGGAGCCTTTGGAACGTACCGGAAGTGACGTTTGTAACGCTGGGCCGGGTTCAGGGAAGATTCGGGTCCGTGATCAAGGCTGGGCCTGTGGTCCTGGGCCACTATGAGCTGCACCATCGAGAAGATCCTGACAGACGCCAAGACGCTGCTGGAGCGGCTGCGGGAACACGACGCGGCCGCAGAGTCGCTGGTGGATCAGTCCGCCGCGCTGCACCGGCGGGTGGCCGCTATGCGGGAGGCGGGGACGGCGCTTCCGGACCAGGTCGGGCAAAGGGTAGGGGTCCGTGCCCGCAGGATCTGTGCACCCGAGGGGTGGAGGGCGAAGCAATGTGGGAACTCGGGTTTAAGTCTATGCCTAGTCTCAGAGGGTGGCGGTGAGACCTTTTTGCGGGGTCGAGGTTGAGAATGCTGCCATGGAGCTCCGATTCCTGCTTCTTCGGTTGCATCCGCGGCTGTTTCCCTGTTAATGGCGCGCTTAGTCTGTCTCTGTTTGTTCAGTATCAGGGAGATGCATCCGATATAAAGGACATGTCCAAATTCAAACCTCACATTCTGCTGTCCCAAGAGAATACACAGATTAGAGACTTGCAGCAGGAAAACAGAGGTTAGTCAGGCCTTTTTGCGTAGTACGATTTTCTCATATCCAGTAATATTTCAAAAGTTTTTGCCTAACTATTCATCCTGTATGTATCTTAAGATTAGGACTTTTAAAAGCGTTATTCTGTGATGATCCCTAACAATAAAGTGTTACGTTACCCATTTTAAGCTCATCTGACTGATTTTGTATCTGTAGGCCGCTTTTCAAAGGGGTGCTTAGTAGAGTTGAATTATTGCATGGCTTATTTATGTATCCCCTTATGGATATTTGCACAATAAAAGTGTTAATATACTCAAGGGCTTGaactttttatgtttaaatattaaatgaatggggcgcctgggtggctcagcgggttaagctgctgccttcggctcaggtcatgaactcggagtcctgggatcgagccccgtatcaggctctctgctcagcagggatcctgcttcttcctctctctctgcctgcctctctgcctgcttgtgatctctctcaataaatctctctcaaataaataaataaaatcttttaaaaaaaaaaaaataaatattaaatgaaatacacACTGACGTTAagattgaagagattttttttttttaatgtttttgtgcAAGGTGGAAGAACTGAATTTTAGCTTCAGGGTGTATATTCTTAGGCTTGATGAGTACATTATTAATGATAGCAGTATGAAGTTATTTGTATATCACTTGACAGAGAACTTTCACATATATCATCCCATTATATTCTTATGTCTTCATTTTGACGTAGATAAGTCTTAGGTACTTAATATGACAGTGCAGTTAAGAaataggctcagagagggtaatgATTTTCGTAAGAATAGTAGTAAGCTTGTAACtcactgaactgaactgaaaccCATGTCTTCTTATTGTACATCCCATGTTGTTTCTACCAGACTgtgctgcctctgcctggaaaGTTATTTTTATCATAGACCTTAACCGTTGAGTTTTGTGGACTTAAACACTGAGTATAACTTTGCATTCACACTATCTCATGGAGTGTCATAAAATTCCAACTGTTAAGAGTTTTGGCTTTGGGAGCTCTCTCTCAGACGTCACTGccaagtgattttatttttttgatagagcTATGGGTTTCCTTGGAGGAACACCAGGATGCTTTGGAACTCATCATGAGCAAGTACCGGAAACAGATGTTACAATTAATGGTTGCCAAAAAGGCTGTGGATGCTGAACCAGTCCTGAAAGCTCACCAGTCTCACTCTGCAGTAAGAAACTTTGATGAATAACTTCTGAATGAATGGGATTAAAATCTTGAATTGTTTTAAATTGCTTGTTTTTGAAGGAAAGTAAGCTTGTTTATCACATTCACTGTTGATTTTGCAGCAGCTTTGGAAGGATATGAATAGAAAGAAGGGAGTAATGGGCAGCTcagaagcttttttcttttagtgggaCTAAGGTTCCTTACTCCTGTCTGCCCCAAGATCTCTTCTCACAAGATGAATGGATGCTTATGCAAACATAAGGCAAGGTAGTGCTgatggtgctcagtaaatacttggtTGGTTACAACTGTACTTCCACTAAACTATAAGCTCCTTGATTAAGGAGCATGGATTCTTCTCTTATccctagcacagtacctggcacatagcaggcgGTCAGTAAACCTTTATTAAAGTAAACTACATAGCATCACACTATGTTGTTagagagaaattatatttaatatttaaacaacaaaatattaaaataataaaataatatataaaatacataatataaaatataatgtatataatatatgaaataataaataataaaaatattaaatattaaataatatttaaattatatttttaaaaatacatggcaTAGTTTCTGTACTTCGGTTGCTTACGTTGTAATTTGGGAGACCCAATAATTGTGCTTATGTTTGTAGAGTGTTCAATAGGTATCATTgtacattcatatatattatatcattgaAACCAGGGTTGATAGATTGGCACCTCACTATTTGTTCTATGGAATTTATGAAAGATAAGTTTCATCTTAGACTCCTTTGAAGGCATTTTGTGGACTTAACAAAAGTCTTGGTGAgcaggaatattttaaatatgtgactagctctcaaagtaaataaataaataaatagctctcatctggaagagaaaaataaactattttccgTAATGTGGAGAAAAGAACTTAAAAGATACAGTTTAGCTCACATGAGAAAGTTGGGAAGAGATATAACCAAGGATAAAGTAAGGTACCTTGGGATGTGGTAGGCTTCCTGCCAATTAAACTATTCAGTAGGTGGTTAGACTAGaatcagtctttaaaacaaagtgtGAATACCACAAGATAACTTTGTTATGGCTTTGCCTCTAAGGACTCAGATTATAGTGAAACTTCTACATAACTTCTATAGCATAGATTAAATGAACTTCTAACATTGTAATGCATGTATCCTCATGAACTTCATATCTgcagaaaaaataactttttcactttttttttcttaatatcttcacaggaaattgagagtcagattGA encodes the following:
- the SIKE1 gene encoding suppressor of IKBKE 1 isoform X2 — encoded protein: MSCTIEKILTDAKTLLERLREHDAAAESLVDQSAALHRRVAAMREAGTALPDQYQGDASDIKDMSKFKPHILLSQENTQIRDLQQENRELWVSLEEHQDALELIMSKYRKQMLQLMVAKKAVDAEPVLKAHQSHSAEIESQIDRICEMGEVMRKAVQMDDDQFCKIQEKLAQLELENKELRELLSISSESLQVRKENSVDTASQAIK
- the SIKE1 gene encoding suppressor of IKBKE 1 isoform X1, encoding MSCTIEKILTDAKTLLERLREHDAAAESLVDQSAALHRRVAAMREAGTALPDQVGQRYQGDASDIKDMSKFKPHILLSQENTQIRDLQQENRELWVSLEEHQDALELIMSKYRKQMLQLMVAKKAVDAEPVLKAHQSHSAEIESQIDRICEMGEVMRKAVQMDDDQFCKIQEKLAQLELENKELRELLSISSESLQVRKENSVDTASQAIK